One Myotis daubentonii chromosome 3, mMyoDau2.1, whole genome shotgun sequence genomic window carries:
- the LOC132230719 gene encoding LOW QUALITY PROTEIN: elongator complex protein 3-like (The sequence of the model RefSeq protein was modified relative to this genomic sequence to represent the inferred CDS: inserted 1 base in 1 codon) codes for MRQKRKGDLSPAELMMLTIGDVIKQLIEAHGQGKDIDLNKMKTKTAAKYGLSAQPRLVDIIAAVPPQYRKVLVPKLKAKPIRTASGIAVVAVMCKPHRCPHISFTGNICVHCPGGPDSDFEYSTQSYTGYEPTSMRAIRARYDPYLQKRHRIEQLKQLGHSVDKVEFIVMGGTFMALPEEYRDYFIRNLHDALSGHTSNNIYEAVKYSERSLTKCIGITIETRPDYCMKRHLSDMLTYGCTRLEIGVQSVYEDVARDTNRGHTVKAVCESFHLAKDSGFKVVTHTMPDLPNVGPERDIDQFIEFFENPAFRPDGLKLYPTLVIRGTGLYELWKSGRYKSYSPSDLIELVARILALVPPWTRVDRVQRDIPMPLVSSGVEHGNLRELAFARMKDLGIQCRDVRTREVGIQEIHHKVRPYQVELXRRDYVANGGWETFLSYEDPDQDILIGLLRLRKCSEETFRFELVGGVSIVRGLPVYGSVVPVSRRDPTKFQHQGFGVLLMEEAERTAREEHGSGKIAVISGVGTRNYYRKIGYRLQGPYMVKTLKY; via the exons ATGAGGCAGAAGCGGAAAGGAGACCTCAGCCCGGCTGAGCTGATGATGCTGACCATAGGagatgttattaaacaactaatTGAAGCCCACGGACAAGGAAAAGACATCGATCTAAATAAGATGAAAACCAAGACAGCTGCCAAATATGGCCTTTCAGCACAGCCTCGCCTGGTAGATATCATTGCCGCAGTCCCACCGCAGTATCGAAAGGTTTTGGTCCCCAAGTTAAAGGCAAAACCCATCAGAACTGCCAGTGGGATTGCTGTTGTAGCTGTGATGTGCAAACCCCACAGATGTCCACACATTAGTTTTACAGGAAATATTTGTGTACACTGCCCTGGTGGACCTGATTCAGATTTTGAGTATTCGACCCAGTCTTATACTGGATATGAGCCAACCTCCATGCGAGCTATCCGTGCTAGATACGACCCTTATCTACAGAAAAGACACCGCATAGAGCAGTTGAAACAGCTTGGTCACAGTGTGGATAAAGTGGAGTTTATTGTGATGGGTGGAACATTTATGGCCCTTCCTGAAGAATACAGAGATTATTTTATACGCAACTTACATGATGCCTTGTCAGGACATACCTCTAACAATATTTACGAGGCAGTCAAGTATTCTGAGAGGAGCCTCACAAAGTGTATTGGAATTACTATTGAGACCAGACCTGATTATTGCATGAAGCGGCATTTAAGTGACATGCTGACCTATGGCTGTACAAGGCTGGAGATTGGGGTGCAGAGTGTCTACGAAGATGTGGCCAGAGATACCAACAGGGGCCACACCGTGAAGGCGGTATGTGAGTCATTCCACCTGGCCAAAGATTCAGGTTTCAAAGTCGTGACTCATACGATGCCTGATCTGCCAAACGTGGGAccggagagagacatcgatcagttTATAGAGTTTTTTGAGAACCCTGCTTTTCGTCCCGATGGTTTAAAACTTTACCCAACCTTGGTGATTCGTGGGACTGGGCTTTATGAGCTGTGGAAATCAGGACGCTATAAGAGTTATTCGCCTAGTGACCTGATTGAATTGGTGGCTCGGATCCTTGCCCTTGTGCCTCCCTGGACTCGAGTGGACCGCGTGCAGAGGGATATTCCAATGCCCTTAGTCAGCTCAGGAGTCGAGCACGGTAATTTGAGAGAGCTGGCATTCGCAAGAATGAAGGACCTTGGAATACAGTGTCGAGATGTGAGAACCAGAGAGGTTGGAATTCAAGAAATTCATCACAAAGTACGGCCGTATCAGGTTGAGT GTAGGAGAGATTATGTTGCAAATGGTGGCTGGGAAACATTCTTATCCTACGAAGACCCAGATCAAGACATTTTGATTGGCCTCCTGCGATTACGAAAGTGTTCGGAGGAAACCTTCCGTTTTGAATTGGTTGGAGGTGTTTCCATAGTCCGAGGGCTGCCTGTGTATGGGAGTGTGGTCCCTGTGAGCAGGCGGGATCCTACTAAGTTTCAGCATCAGGGATTTGGCGTGCTGCTGATGGAGGAAGCAGAAAGAACAGCTAGAGAAGAGCATGGGTCTGGGAAAATAGCTGTTATATCAGGGGTTGGCACCAGGAATTATTACAGAAAGATTGGCTACCGGTTACAAGGCCCGTACATGGTGAAGACGCTAAAATATTAG
- the C3H6orf52 gene encoding putative uncharacterized protein C6orf52 homolog isoform X3: MAGPKSFAGFDRAQQNNYYWYWQRVNPKFQFYQRDPFGSGYEQQHSCSLLPGCGRGPAVDGNEHTLSAHGTSGLPAGTPIAPEETTALAGNQDENLLEDNCQQHSSKYQHEADYYWRSCRENKG, from the exons ATGGCTGGACCGAAGAGTTTTGCAGGTTTTGACAGAGCTCAACAGAATAATTATTACTGGTACTGGCAAAG AGTGAACCCTAAGTTCCAGTTCTACCAGAGGGACCCCTTTGGCAGCGGCTATGAGCAGCAGCACAGCTGTAGTCTTCTTCCTGGCTGTGGCCGTGGCCCTGCAGTGGATGGAAATGAGCACACCCTGTCTGCACATGGGACCTCTGGACTCCCAGCTGGAACTCCCATTGCACCCGAG GAAACCACAGCTCTGGCGGGAAACCAAGATGAAAACCTACTAGAAG ataattgtcagcaacacagcagtaaatatcaacatgaagcagattattattggagatcatgcagggagaacaaagggtaa
- the C3H6orf52 gene encoding putative uncharacterized protein C6orf52 homolog isoform X1, with translation MAGPKSFAGFDRAQQNNYYWYWQRVNPKFQFYQRDPFGSGYEQQHSCSLLPGCGRGPAVDGNEHTLSAHGTSGLPAGTPIAPEETTALAGNQDENLLEDPNLHLNIEELNKEFMVKSEELYDSLMNCHWQPLDTVYSKIPDETLQKPDVH, from the exons ATGGCTGGACCGAAGAGTTTTGCAGGTTTTGACAGAGCTCAACAGAATAATTATTACTGGTACTGGCAAAG AGTGAACCCTAAGTTCCAGTTCTACCAGAGGGACCCCTTTGGCAGCGGCTATGAGCAGCAGCACAGCTGTAGTCTTCTTCCTGGCTGTGGCCGTGGCCCTGCAGTGGATGGAAATGAGCACACCCTGTCTGCACATGGGACCTCTGGACTCCCAGCTGGAACTCCCATTGCACCCGAG GAAACCACAGCTCTGGCGGGAAACCAAGATGAAAACCTACTAGAAG ATCCCAATCTTCATTTGAATATTGAGGAATTAAACAAAGAATTTATGGTGAAAAGTGAAGAACTTTACGATTCTCTCATGAATTGCCACTGGCAGCCTCTGGATACAGTTTACTCTAAAATCCCAGATGAGACCCTACAGAAACCAGATGTTCATTAA
- the C3H6orf52 gene encoding putative uncharacterized protein C6orf52 homolog isoform X2, which yields MRKKLGVNPKFQFYQRDPFGSGYEQQHSCSLLPGCGRGPAVDGNEHTLSAHGTSGLPAGTPIAPEETTALAGNQDENLLEDPNLHLNIEELNKEFMVKSEELYDSLMNCHWQPLDTVYSKIPDETLQKPDVH from the exons AGTGAACCCTAAGTTCCAGTTCTACCAGAGGGACCCCTTTGGCAGCGGCTATGAGCAGCAGCACAGCTGTAGTCTTCTTCCTGGCTGTGGCCGTGGCCCTGCAGTGGATGGAAATGAGCACACCCTGTCTGCACATGGGACCTCTGGACTCCCAGCTGGAACTCCCATTGCACCCGAG GAAACCACAGCTCTGGCGGGAAACCAAGATGAAAACCTACTAGAAG ATCCCAATCTTCATTTGAATATTGAGGAATTAAACAAAGAATTTATGGTGAAAAGTGAAGAACTTTACGATTCTCTCATGAATTGCCACTGGCAGCCTCTGGATACAGTTTACTCTAAAATCCCAGATGAGACCCTACAGAAACCAGATGTTCATTAA